GGCCTACCCCGTCGTGCCGCCCTGCTTTCGTGGTGCCACCGCGTTACTTCGGTGACTTGCGGCTACCTGCCCACAGCGGGCTACTTGCCCGCGGCCTCGGCCCGCAGATCGCGACGGAGCTCCTTGGGCAGCGAGAACTGCAGGTGCTCCTCCATCGTCCGGACCTGCTCGACGTCGCCGAAGCCGCGCGCGGCCAGCCACTCCAGCACGCCCTCGACCAGGATCTCCGGCACCGAGGCGCCGCTGGTCAGGCCGACCGTGGAGACGCCCTCCAGCCAGGCCTCGTCGATCTCCTCGGCGAAGTCCACCAGGTGGGCGGCCTTGGCCCCGGCCTCCAGCGAGACCTCGACCAGCCGCACCGAGTTGGAGGAGTTGCGCGAGCCGACCACGATCACCAGGTCGGACTGGGCGGCGACCTGCTTGATCACCACCTGCCGGTTCTGTGTGGCGTAGCAGATGTCGTCGCTGGGCGGGCTGGTCAGCAGCGGGAAGCGCTGCTTGAGCGCGCCGACGGTGGCCATGGCCTCGTCCACGGACAGGGTGGTCTGCGACAGCCACACCACCTTGGACTCGTCGCGGACCTGCACACTGGCGACGTCCTTGGGGCCGTCGACCAGATGGGTGCGCTCCGGCGCCTCGCCCATCGTCCCGATGACCTCCTCGTGGCCCTCGTGGCCGATCAGCAGGATGTCGTAGTCCTCGTCGGCGTAGCGCAGCGCCTCCTTGTGGACCTTGGTGACCAGCGGGCAGGTCGCGTCGATGGTGGCGAGCCTGCCGCGCTCGGCCTCGTCGTGGACGGAGGGGGCGACGCCGTGGGCGGAGAAGACGACGATGTTGCCCTCGGGGACCTCCTCGGTCGCGCCGACGAAGATGACCCCCTTCTTCTCCAGGGTCTGCACCACGTACTTGTTGTGGACGATCTCGTTGCGGACGTAGATCGGGGCCCCGTACTGCTCCAGGGCCTTCTCGACGGCGATCACGGCACGGTCGACGCCGGCGCAGTAACCGCGCGGTGCGGCGAGCAGGACACGGCGGGGAGCGGTAGCAGCAGACATGTGCCCAGCCTACCGGCCGCCCGGGCGCGGCCCCGGGGCGTGACGGCCCACGCCGGGGCGCGGGGCGCACGCCGAGCGCGGACGGCGGCAGGGACCCGGCCTTCTCGGGGCCTGGTGTTGTCGGGGTCGGCCGATACGCTCGACGCATGGCTCTCGACAGCTCAGCCGAAGCAGCAATCCCGGTCGGCCGGGTCTCCCAGCTCATCGGCGGGTGGATCAACCGCCTGGGTGCGGTCTGGGTGGAGGGGCAGATCACCCAGCTCAGCCGGCGGCCCGGCGCGGGCGTGGTGTTCCTGACGCTGCGTGACCCCTCGGAGGACGTCTCGCTCTCGGTCACCTGCTACCGCTCGGTCTTCGATCCGGTGGCGGAGCTGGTCGGCGAGGGCTCACGGGTGGTGCTGCACGCCAAGCCCGAGTGGTACGGACCGCGCGGGACGCTGTCGCTGCGCGCCGCCGAGATCCGGCTGGTCGGCCTGGGCGACCTGCTGGCCCGGCTTGAGCTGCTGAAGCGCACCCTCGGCGCGGAGGGGCTCTTCGCCGCCGAGCGGAAGCGCCCGCTGCCCTTCCTGCCGCAGTGCATCGGCCTGGTGACCGGCCGCGCCTCGGCCGCCGAGCGCGACGTGCTGCAGAACGCCCGGCGGCGCTGGCCGGCCGTGCGCTTCGAGGTGCGCAACGTCCCGGTGCAGGGGGTGCACGCGGTGCCGGAGGTGATCGCCGCCGTGAAGGAGCTGGACGAGCACCCCGAGGTGGACGTGATCATCGTCGCCCGGGGCGGCGGCAGCGTCGAGGACCTGCTGCCGTTCTCGGACGAGCGGCTGGTCCGCGCGGTCGCGGCGGCCCGGACGCCGGTGGTCAGCGCGATCGGCCACGAGCCGGACCAGCCGCTGCTGGACTACGTCGCGGACCTGCGCGCCTCCACCCCGACCGACGCCGCCAAGCGGGTCGTTCCCGACGTCCGCGAGGAGCTGGCCCGAGTGCACGGGCTCCGCGACCGGGCCCGCTACGGCGTCCGGGCGCGGCTGGACCGGGAGCGCTCGGGGCTGGACGCGGTGCGCAGCCGTCCGGTCCTGGCCGCGCCGCACCGGATGGTCGACGAGCGGGCCGCCGACGTGGCCGCCCTGCTGGAACGTTCCCGCCGCACCCTGGACCACCGGCTGGACCGCGCCTCGGCCGATCTGGCGCACACCCTCGCCCGGGTGGTGGCGCTCTCCCCGGCGGCGACCCTCCAGCGCGGCTACGCGGTGCTGCAGCGCGCGGACGGCGCCGTCGTCCGCGACCCGTCCCAGGTCACGGCCGGGGAGCCGCTGCGGGCCCGGGTCGCGGGCGGCGATTTCCCGGTCACGGTCGGCCCCGAGGACTGAGCCGCGCCCGGCGGCCGGCAGCCCGCGGACGGCAGCCGGCCGACGGCCGGACGGAGCGGCGGAATTGTCGGTGCCCACCCGTACGCTGAGTGCCATGACGAAGCAGTCGGACAGCGCGGTGGCGGCAGCGACGACAGGGACGGACGGGACGGACGCGTCGGCGGTCGACGACGCCCTCGGTTACGAGCAGGCGCGCGACGCGCTGCTCGACGTGGTGCGCCGGTTGGAGACCGGGGGCAGCTCCCTGGAGGAGTCCCTGGCGCTGTGGGAGCGCGGGGAGCAGCTGGCCAAGGTGTGCGAGCGCTGGCTCGACGGCGCCCGGGCCAGGCTGGACGCGGCCCTGGCCGAGGGCGAGGACGCCGACCCGGAGTAGGGCGCCGAGCACAGTGAGGTGGATCACACGAGAACTTGGCTGCCTTGGAAATAGTTGAAACTTCACCTATGTTGTAACCGGCAGGCGGCGATCGGGCCGCCCCGGACTTCTTCAGAGGTGTACCCATGACCATTGCCGACGCTCTCGTCCTCGACCCCGCCGCCCAGGACCTGCTTTTCCGCGAGGCCCGCACCGCGAACACCTTCACTGACGAGCCGGTCACCGACGAGCAGATCCAGGCCATCTACGACCTGGTCAAGTACGCGCCGACCTCGATGAACATGTCGCCGCTGCGGATCGTGCTGGTCCGCTCGGACGAGGCCCGCGCCCGTCTGGTCGGCCACATGAGCGACGGCAACAAGGACAAGACCGCGGGCGCCCCGCTGGTCGCGATCCTGGCCGCCGACCACGAGTTCCACGAGGAGCTGCCGAAGCTCTTCCCGCACTTCCCGCAGGCGAAGGACCTCTTCTTCGCGGAGCGCCCCGGCCGTGAGGCCGCCTCCAACCTGAACGCCACCCTGCAGGCCGCCTACTTCATCCTCGGCGTACGCGCCGCCGGCCTCGCCGCCGGCCCGATGACCGGCTACGACGCCGCCGCCATCAACAAGGAGTTCTTCGCCGACGGCGACCACTCCGTGCTGGCCGTCGTCAACATCGGCAAGCCGGGCGAGAACGCCTGGTTCCCGCGCTCCCCGCGGCTGGAGTACGACGAGGTCGTCACCACCGTCTGACCCGGCACGCACAGCGCCCCGGCCGAATCCGTTCGGCCGGGGCGCTGTCGTCGTTCCGTGCTGCGCTCAGCTGCCGCTGAGCCGGGCCGCGAAGCTCTCCATCGCGGCATAGGACTCGGTGCCGGTCACCACCGTCGTCACCTTGGGCGTCTGCAGCACCAGGGCGCGGTAGTTCGAGCCCTGGTAGTGGCTCCAGACCACGCCGTTCACCGTGCTGGTGCCGCTGACCTTGACGCCGCCGGTGGTCACGCTGGGGATGAAGTCGGCCGGCGAGCCGTTGCTCTGCTGGACCGAGACGTACTGGCCGCCGGGGTCGACGAAGCCCAGGCTCCAGACCGCGTCGGTGGCGTCCATCCCGTTGTAGTTGACCTCGGTCGCGTTCCAGCCCTTCGGCAGGCCGGTCGGGGCCAGCACCGGGTAGGGGGCCGCGCGCCGGGCCGAGTCGACGGCCGCGCCGTACTCCACCGGATGGACCCCGTTGCCGCCCGAATGCGGGATGAAGTAGTAGATCACCAGGCCGGTCAGCATGACCGCCGCCAGGGACAGCACCATGTCCTTGATCGACTTGGAGCCCATGCCCGGACGCTTCTGCGTCGTCGTGGGCGCCGTCCCGACCTGAGCCACCGCGTTCTCTGTTGCCACGTACCCATGGTGGCCCATGGGTCCGCGCGAGCACAGCACCGGGGGGGTACGTGCCGCGCGCCACAGACATCTCCGCAGGTCGCGGATACGATCAACACACCCTCATCCGGCCGTCGTCGTACAGAGAGGTACGGGAACCGATGACCGAGCAGCACCCGCACGACCAGCAGCACCAGCACGGCCAGCACAATCTGCCCCAATCCCTGGAGGTCGCCCCCGAGGCGCCCGACCGCAACCTCGCCCTCGAACTGGTCCGGGTGACCGAGGCCGCCGCCATGGCGGCCGGTCGCTGGGTCGGCCGAGGCGACAAGAACGGCGCGGACGGCGCAGCCGTGCGCGCCATGCGCACCCTCGTCCACACCGTGTCGATGAACGGCGTCGTCGTCATCGGCGAGGGCGAGAAGGACGACGCGCCCATGCTCTTCAACGGGGAGCGGGTCGGCGACGGCACGGGCCCCGAGTGCGACGTGGCCGTGGACCCGGTGGACGGCACCACCCTCACCGCCAAGGGCATGCCCAACGCGGTGGCGGTCCTGGCCGTCGCCGACCGGGGCACCATGTTCGACCCCAGCGCCGTCTTCTACATGGACAAGCTGGTGGCGGGACCGGAAGCGGCCGGTCTCGTCGACATCACCGCACCGGTCGAGCACAACGTCCAGGCCGTCGCCCGGGCCAAGGGCTGCGCACCGGAGGACGTCACCGTCGTCCTGCTGGACCGACCCCGCCACGAGAAGCTGGCGGCCGAGATCCGGGCCACCGGCGCCCGGATCAAGTTCATCTCGGACGGAGACGTGGCCGGAGCGGTGATGGCCGTCCGCGAGGGCACCGGGGTCGACCTGCTGCTCGGCGTCGGCGGGACGCCCGAGGGCATCATCGCGGCCTGCGCCATCAAGTGCCTCGGCGGCGTGATCCAGGGCCGGCTGTGGCCGAAGGACGAGGCGGAGCGCCGCAAGGCCCTGGACGCCGGCCACGACCTGAGCCGCGTGCTGCACACCGACGACCTGGTCAGCGGCGAGAACGTGTTCTTCGTCGCGACCGGGATCACCGACGGCGAACTGCTGCGCGGCGTCCACTACAAGGCGGAGACCGCGATCACCAGCTCGCTGGTGATGCGCTCCAAGAGCGGCACGATCCGTCGGATCGAGAGCGAGCACAAGCTGTCGAAGCTGCGGGCCTACAGCGCGATCGACTTCGACCGCGCACGCTAGCGGCGGCGCAGTACCGCAGGCACTCGCCGCGGCCGGCTCAGCCGGCCGCGGCGACCTGCGTTCCGATCCGGGCCGCCTCGCGCAGTTCCTGCTCCCGACGGCGGCGCCGGGCCAGCACCACCCGGCGCTCGGCGGCCGTCAGGCCGCCCCAGACGCCGTAGGGCTCCGGCTGCAGCAGGGCGTGCTCGCGGCACTCCAGCAGGACCGGGCAGCGTCCGCAGACCCGCTTGGCCTGCTCCTCGCGGGCCAGCCGGGCCGCGGTGGGCTCCTTGGAGGGAGCGAAGAACAGTCCGGCCTCGTCCCGCCTGCAGGCGGCACTGGAATGCCAGGGAGAGTCGTCCGTATGTCCGCGCTGCGTGGGAACGCGTGAACGGTTCGCGTCCAAACGGGCTTCTATCGGACGAAGCACAGCACACTCCTGACGGCGGTCCGGGGAGGGTCAGCACCGCCGTACGACCCAGCGGATCCACTGCCGCGCGGCGAGGCGATGTGAGCCAGGATCTACCCCGTCGGTAGGCCATTCATGCACACCGCACACAATCCGATGAACAGACTCGTCGGAATGCGCGCGGGCCCGCCGAGCGATTCCCCGCCGATTCCCCCGCCGCCCCTCTGCCCTCAGTACCCGCCGCGGTAGCGGTCCCGGCGCTGCCGGCCCCGGTCCCGGCGCTCCCAGCGGCGCTCCAGGTGGTCCTCGTGCCGCGAGCGGCGCCACTCGTCCCGCGCCTCGCGCCCGATCCGGCCCAGGTCCTCACGGTCGAAGCCCTCGTCCACCGCCCGGCGCAGCGTCTCCTTCAGCTTGCCGAACCGCTTGCGCTTCGCCTCGACCCCGCCGAAGACGCAGACGGACTTGACCACCACCACCGGGCTGGAGGCGTCGGCCCCCTCCTGCTGGCGGATGTCGGTCCCGCCGAAGATCCCGATCCCGCCGCCGCGCAGGGCCACGTGCTCCGGCACCTTGATCTCGACGCCGCCGAAGACGGCCGTGCAGTGGATCACCAGCTCGGGCTGGTCGAAGACGGCCTCGGACAGGTCGATCGAGACGCCGCCGAAGACCGCGATCGCCTTCATCCAACTACCGGCCCGGAAACGCCCCTTGCGCTCCGCGCCGCCGAAGACCGCGATCAGCTTCGGGTCCTCCGAGCGAGCCGGCGGCTCTCCGCCGGCCGGTCCGCGCGCGGGCGCGGGCTTGGACATCGAGACCGGCTGCGGCGCCTCGCCGTGCAGGTCGCCGTGGGACGGCAGGTCCCGGGTCAGCGGCACCAGTTCGCCCAGGGTCTTCGCGGCGTAGACGGAGTCCACCCGCTCCGAGTGCTCCTCGGCGGTGAGTCTGCCCTCGGCATAGGCCTCGCGCAGCGCCTCGGCGACCCGCTCGCGGTCGGCGTCGGAGGCGCGCATCGCCAGCGCGTCGACGGCGGCGTCGGCCGGATCCGCGTACGGCCGCTGGGGCTTGTTCTCCGGGACGGCTTTCTTCATGGGGTCCGGCAGGGAGGAGTTGTCCACAACGTGAGGATAGTCACCCGAGGGCACGGGCGGACACCCCCGCTCAGTACTCTGAACTGCAAACCCGGAACGGTGCCCGCCGACGATCACGCCCCGAGCCCGTACGACAACCCCACCTGTTGAAGGACAGCCGCTGATGCCTGACTTCGCCTACACCGACCTCCTCCCGCTGGGCACGGACCCCACCCCGTACCGGCTGCTCACCACCGAGGGCGTCAGCACCTTCGAGGCGAACGGGCGCCGCTTCCTCCAGGTCGAGCCCGAGGCGCTGCGGCTGCTCGCCGCCGAGGCCATGCACGACATCTCGCACCTGCTCCGCCCGGCCCACCTGACCCAGCTGCGCCGGATCCTGGACGACCCCGAGGCCAGCCCCAACGACCGCTTCGTCGCCCTGGACCTGCTGAAGAACGCCAACATCGCGGCCGGCGGCGTGCTGCCGATGTGCCAGGACACCGGCACCGCGATCGTCATGGGCAAGCGCGGGCAGAACGTGCTGACGGCCGGCACCGACGAGTCGGCGATCTCGCGCGGCATCTACGACGCCTACACCAAGCTGAACCTGCGCTACTCGCAGATGGCCCCGCTGACCATGTGGGACGAGAAGAACACCGGCAGCAACCTGCCCGCCCAGGTCGAGCTCTACGCCACCGACGGCGACGCCTACAAGTTCCTGTTCATGGCCAAGGGCGGCGGCAGCGCCAACAAGTCGTACCTCTACCAGGAGACCAAGGCGATCCTCAACGAGGCGTCGATGATGGCCTTCCTGGAGCAGAAGATCCGCTCGCTGGGCACCGCCGCCTGCCCGCCGTACCACCTGGCGATCGTGGTCGGCGGCACCAGCGCCGAGTTCGCGCTGAAGACCGCGAAGTACGCCTCCGCGCACTACCTGGACACCCTGCCGACCGAGGGCTCGGCCGTCGGCCACGGCTTCCGCGACCTGGAACTGGAGGCGCAGGTCCACCGGTTGACCCAGAAGATCGGCATCGGCGCCCAGTTCGGCGGCAAGTACTTCTGCCACGACGTCCGGGTGATCCGGCTCCCCCGGCACGGCGCCTCGCTGCCGGTGGCGATGGCCGTGTCCTGCTCGGCCGACCGGCAGGCGCTGGGCAAGATCACCGCCGAGGGCGTCTTCCTGGAGCAGTTGGAGACCGACCCGGCGAAGTACCTGCCGGAGACCACCGACGAGCACCTCGACGACAACGTCGTCCGGATCGACCTCAACCGGCCGATGCCGGAGATCCGCTCCGAGCTGTCCAAGCACCCGGTGAAGACCCGGCTCTCGCTCACCGGCACGCTGGTGGTGGCGCGCGACATCGCCCACGCCAAGATCAAGGAGCGGCTGGACGCGGGCCAGGGCATGCCGCAGTACCTGAAGGACCACCCGGTCTACTACGCCGGCCCGGCGAAGACGCCCGAGGGCTACGCCTCCGGCTCCTTCGGCCCGACCACGGCCGGGCGGATGGACTCCTACGTCGACCAGTTCCAGGCAGCCGGCGGCTCGATGGTGATGCTGGCCAAGGGCAACCGCTCGCAGCAGGTCACCGACGCCTGTGCCAAGCACGGCGGCTTCTACCTGGGCTCGATCGGCGGCCCGGCGGCCCGGCTGGCGCTGGACTGCATCAAGAAGGTCGAGGTGCTGGAGTACGCCGAGCTGGGCATGGAGGCGGTCTGGCGGATCGAGGTCGTGGACTTCCCGGCGTTCGTCGTGGTGGACGACAAGGGCAACGACTTCTTCACCGACCCCGGTGACGACCAGCCGCTGATCACCAGCATCCCGGTCCGGCCGGGGAAGTAGCGGCGCGCCCGCGCCCGGCGTCGACACGCCGGGCGCGGGAACACCCGAAGGGCCGGTGTGGCTGTCCATCCTGGTGGGGCTGTTCCTACAGGAGGTCATGGCCATGAGCGAGTACCGGATCGAGCACGACTCCATGGGTGAGGTGCGGGTTCCCGCGCAGGCGAAGTGGGGGGCGCAGACCCAGCGGGCGGTGGAGAACTTCCCGATCTCCGGGCAGCGTCTCGAACCGGCGCACATCGCCGCGCTGGCGCGGATCAAGGCAGCGGCGGCGAAGGTCAACGCCGAACTGGGCGTGCTGGACCCGGCGGCGGCGAAGGCGATCGAGGAGGCGGCCGAGGAGGTCGCCTCGGGCCGGTGGGACGCCGAGTTCCCGATCGACGTCTTCCAGACCGGCTCCGGCACCTCGTCCAACATGAACACCAACGAGGTGGTCGCGACCCTGGCCGGCGAGCGGCTGGGCCGACCGGTCCACCCCAATGACGAGGTCAATGCCAGCCAGTCCTCGAACGACGTCTTCCCCAGCTCCATCCACATCGCGGCGACCGCCGCGGTCACCCACGACCTGGTCCCGGCGCTGGAGCAGCTCGCCGCCGCGCTGGAGCGGAAGGCGGAGGAGTTCGCCGGGACGGTGAAGTCGGGCCGGACCCATCTGATGGACGCCACTCCGGTGACGCTGGGTCAGGAGTTCGGCGGCTACGCCGCGCAGGTCCGCTACGGGATCGAGCGGCTGCGGGCGACCCTGCCCCGGGTCGCGGAGCTGCCGCTCGGCGGGACCGCCGTCGGCACCGGCATCAACACCCCGCCGGGCTTCTCGGCCGCGGTGATCGCCGAGGTCGCCCGGGTGACCGGCCTGCCGCTGACCGAGGCCCGCAACCACTTCGAGGCTCAGGGGGCCAGGGACGGGCTGGTCGAGCTCAGCGGCCAGCTGCGCACCATCGGGGTCGGCTTCACCAAGATCGCCAATGATCTGCGCTGGATGGGCTCGGGCCCGCGCACCGGCCTCGGCGAGATCAACCTGCCCGACCTCCAGCCGGGTTCGTCGATCATGCCGGGCAAGGTCAACCCGGTGATCCCGGAGGCCGTGGTGATGGTCGCGGCCCAGGTCACCGGCAATGACGCGACGGTCGCGGCGGCCGGCGCGGCCGGGAACTTCGAGCTCAATGTGATGCTGCCGGTGATCGCCCGCAACCTGCTGGAGTCGGTCCGGCTGCTGGCCAATGTCGCCCGGCTGCTGGCCGACCGGACCGTGGACGGCATCACCGCCAACACCGACCGGCTGCGCGAGTACGCCGAGTCCTCCCCCTCGGTGGTGACCCCGCTCAACCGCTGGATCGGCTACGAGGAGGCCGCCAAGACCGCCAAGCAGGCGCTGGCCGAGCGGAAGACGATCCGTCAGGTGGTGCTGGAGCGCGGCTACGTGGAGCAGGGCAGGCTCACCGAGCAGCAGCTCGACGAGGCCCTGGACGTGCTGCGGATGACCCGCCCCTGAACGGTGCCGGGGGCGGGCCCGCAGCTCAGACCTCCGGGTCGCCGTCCATCGCGGCGGCGATCCTGAGGTGCGGGACGGCCTCGGCGGCCCGGCCCTGGCGCTCCAGGGTGCGGCCCAGCATGAGATGGGCGTAGGACTCGACCGGGTCCCGCTCCAGCACCAGCCGCAGCTCGGCGGCGGCCCGGGTGAGCTGGGCCGAGTGGTAGTAGGCGCGGGCCAGCAGCAGCCGGGCCGCGGTGCTCGCCGGGTCCTGCTCCACGATCCCGGCCAGGATCAGCGCGGCGTCGCTGTACGCCTTGGAGTCGAAGAACAGTTGGGCGCGGGCGTACTCGTCCGCGAGCGTGGGGGCGGTGGTCACGCCGGCTCCTTCCGGATGGATCCCGGCCGGTCTCCCGGCCGAGGTGTCGTGACCACCACAACACGGACATCCCGGACGGCATTCCCGCCTCACTGCAGCCAGGCGCGTTCGGTGGCGAGAGCGCCGGCCTGGAAGCGGCTGCGAGCCCCCAGGAGGTCCATCACCTCGGAGATCAGCCGCCTGACGGTGCGCTCGGAGATGCCCAGCTTCCGGGCCGCGACCAGGTCGGTCTCGCCCTGCTGGAGGATGCGCAGCAGGGCGTAGTGCTGACTGGACATGCCGTGCGAGTCGCGGCTCTTGGAGTCGCCCAGCGGCGCGGCGCCCGACCAGACCAGGTCGAACAGCGCGCACATCGCAGCGACCGCGCCCTTGCCGTAGAGCACGGTCGCGGTGTCGCTCCGTTCGGGATCGAGCGGCACCACCGCGGCCTCGCGGTCCACCACGACCATCCGCAGCGGCAGCGAGGGCGCCGTGCGCACCTGCCCGCCGCGCTCCGCGAGCCAGCGCGCGTAGTCCGTGGTGGGCTGGTGGTTGCGCACCGAGTCCAGGAAGGTGGTCCGCAGCTCGACGCCCCGGCCCAGCAGTTCCTCGTCGAGCGGCCGGCTGGACTCGCGGGCCGCCTCGCTCTGGCCGCCCCCGGGGACGAAGGTGAGCACCTGGAACCTGGTCCGGGCGCTCAGTTCGGCCAGCCGGTCGCGGATCGCGTCCACCCCGACCAGGTCCTCGGTCTGCAGGTACTGGCGCGCGCAGGCCGCCTCGGCGAGGACCACCGCGTAGGCCGCCTGGCACTGCTCCAACTCGTGTCGGTGCGCCAGCAGTTCGGCCTCCCGTTGGGCCAGCAGCGCCTTCAGCCCGAGCTCCGGCACCACCGGTCGCAGGGTCAGCGGGTCGTCCCAGGAGGAGCGGAGCAGTCCCAGCTCGGCCAGCTCCTGGTAGCCGGCCCGCACCTCGGGCTCGGACAGGTTCAGCTCGGCGGGCAGGTCGCCGAGGCCGGAGTCCGGGTTCTGCAGCAGTGCCCGGTACACCGCCTCGGCCGTCCCGCTCAGCCCGAATGCCTTCAGCGTCGCGCCCATGTCAGGACCGGGCCACCGCTCGGGGGCCGGGCCGGCCACGATCGATCACTTGAAGCACCGGACTCTCCGCTCCCCCGACTGACGATCACCCGGAGTAGGTCTAGACCATTGCGGCGTCCGGTGTCAATGCCTGCCCATTGGCCTCGGGAGTGTCGCCCACGAACGAGCCGGCCGGGGAAAGCCGGGGTCCGACCGGGTGGGCCGGAGCGTCGGCCGGAGCGGCGCGGTAGCGGTCGATCTGTCCGATCGGCCCGGTCGGCCTCCAGGTCATGTACGGGATCTCGTCGTTCCTGGCCGCCTCGTCCGGCCGGGGCGCCTTGACCGGATGGTGGAGATGGACCATGAAGTCGTCGGCCGCGTAGAGCGCGGTCGACGCCTGCAGCCGGAGCACGAGGTCCACGTCCTCGCCGCCCCAGCCCTCGTAGCGCTCGTCCATCCCCCGGATCCGGTCGAAGACCTCGCGCCGGAGCCAGACGCAGCCGCCGACCGGGCGGCGCATCCAGAAGCCGCGGAGCACCCCGGGGTCGAGGGCGGGCTCGCCGTCGAGGCAGCGCGCACCGATGGCGCGCTCACTGGAGGCGTCGTCGAGGTAGAGCATGTCGCGGTAGGGCAGCAGGGCGCCCGCCCCCGGCTCCCCGAGCCGGCCGACGTTCCGGGCGACGAAGCCGCGGTCCGCCAGCAGGTCGGCGTCGAAGACGCACACGGTCTCGGCCTGCGACGCCGACCGGACCACGCCGACGTTGACCACCCACGCCTTGTTGAAGGGGCCGTCGTGCCGGGCGAAGAGGTACTCGTCGGCCACCGCCTCGATCTCCGCGCGCCACCGGGGCGACTCGTCCGCCTCCACCACGGTCACCGTGTAGCCGCCGTCGACCCGGTCCTGGTCGCGCAGGCTGCTCAGGCAGCTCAGCAGGTTGCGCAGCCGGTGCCCGGAGGCGCTGCGGTCCCGGAACGGGATCACGATCTGCGCGGCCGAGCCCGGCGGCTCGGCCCGCGGCGGGGCGGGGACGGCACCGTCCGGCGGCAGCGGGCGCCGCGCGCCGGTGGGCACGGCCTCGCCCAGGTGGTAGCCGATGCGGCCGCGGTGGGCCGCCCTCCGGGCCAGGTCGGTCAGTTCGCGCATCCGCTCGGGGAACTGGGCGACCATCGGGGTGAGCGCGTCCACCAGCCGCCGGTGGCGCTCGGGCTGCGCCGGCTCCTCCATCAGTCGGCGTGCGGCAGGCGCGAAGGGGGCGCGGTCCTCGTCACAGGCCAGTCCGGCGATCGATTCGGTCAGCGGCTGCGACTGGAACCAGTGGTAGGGGTTGGTGGCTCGGGCATGCGGATCCGAGTGGATCACGAGGGCGTCCGCGATCAGGCGGGCCGCGGAGCGCGCGTCGTCGACGCGGGGCCTGTCCATGTTGATCTCCGATCTTCACTGGCCAGGTGCCAGTGACGCTGTGTCAGAACCGTGCGGGAGCAGCTCCTCCGGCAGCCGCCGAAGCTCCTCGGCCGCCCAGTGCGCCACTCCGTGGTTGGACCGCAGCCGGGCGCCGAATCCCACCGCCCGCCACAGGACGTCCGTCAGTTCGTCCGTCCAGGCCGTCGGCCAGCCCCACTGCGGCTGCGGCCGGACCGCGCACCGGACGGCGGTGCACAGGCACGGGCGGACGGCCCCGGCCGAGGTCTCGGGCGGCGCCCGGTTCAGCGTCGCCCCGAGGGCGATGCCGTAGCGGACGACCTCGGCCAGCGGCAGCAGCCGCTCCCGCTCCCGGGGCGGCGCCCCGTCCGCGACGGCGACGAAGGCCGCCGCCGGGGCCGCGCCCGGCCAGCACCGGCCGATCCGGGCCATGTGCTCCGGCCACGAGGCCCGGCGCCAGCCGGCCGACCCGGCGTCCCACAGGGCGACCTGCGCCCGGCCGTCGTGGAGCCGCGGCAGGACGGTCGGCAGCGGGCTCACCTCGTCC
The Streptacidiphilus albus JL83 genome window above contains:
- a CDS encoding fumarate hydratase — translated: MPDFAYTDLLPLGTDPTPYRLLTTEGVSTFEANGRRFLQVEPEALRLLAAEAMHDISHLLRPAHLTQLRRILDDPEASPNDRFVALDLLKNANIAAGGVLPMCQDTGTAIVMGKRGQNVLTAGTDESAISRGIYDAYTKLNLRYSQMAPLTMWDEKNTGSNLPAQVELYATDGDAYKFLFMAKGGGSANKSYLYQETKAILNEASMMAFLEQKIRSLGTAACPPYHLAIVVGGTSAEFALKTAKYASAHYLDTLPTEGSAVGHGFRDLELEAQVHRLTQKIGIGAQFGGKYFCHDVRVIRLPRHGASLPVAMAVSCSADRQALGKITAEGVFLEQLETDPAKYLPETTDEHLDDNVVRIDLNRPMPEIRSELSKHPVKTRLSLTGTLVVARDIAHAKIKERLDAGQGMPQYLKDHPVYYAGPAKTPEGYASGSFGPTTAGRMDSYVDQFQAAGGSMVMLAKGNRSQQVTDACAKHGGFYLGSIGGPAARLALDCIKKVEVLEYAELGMEAVWRIEVVDFPAFVVVDDKGNDFFTDPGDDQPLITSIPVRPGK
- a CDS encoding class II fumarate hydratase encodes the protein MAMSEYRIEHDSMGEVRVPAQAKWGAQTQRAVENFPISGQRLEPAHIAALARIKAAAAKVNAELGVLDPAAAKAIEEAAEEVASGRWDAEFPIDVFQTGSGTSSNMNTNEVVATLAGERLGRPVHPNDEVNASQSSNDVFPSSIHIAATAAVTHDLVPALEQLAAALERKAEEFAGTVKSGRTHLMDATPVTLGQEFGGYAAQVRYGIERLRATLPRVAELPLGGTAVGTGINTPPGFSAAVIAEVARVTGLPLTEARNHFEAQGARDGLVELSGQLRTIGVGFTKIANDLRWMGSGPRTGLGEINLPDLQPGSSIMPGKVNPVIPEAVVMVAAQVTGNDATVAAAGAAGNFELNVMLPVIARNLLESVRLLANVARLLADRTVDGITANTDRLREYAESSPSVVTPLNRWIGYEEAAKTAKQALAERKTIRQVVLERGYVEQGRLTEQQLDEALDVLRMTRP
- a CDS encoding tetratricopeptide repeat protein encodes the protein MTTAPTLADEYARAQLFFDSKAYSDAALILAGIVEQDPASTAARLLLARAYYHSAQLTRAAAELRLVLERDPVESYAHLMLGRTLERQGRAAEAVPHLRIAAAMDGDPEV
- a CDS encoding LuxR C-terminal-related transcriptional regulator is translated as MGATLKAFGLSGTAEAVYRALLQNPDSGLGDLPAELNLSEPEVRAGYQELAELGLLRSSWDDPLTLRPVVPELGLKALLAQREAELLAHRHELEQCQAAYAVVLAEAACARQYLQTEDLVGVDAIRDRLAELSARTRFQVLTFVPGGGQSEAARESSRPLDEELLGRGVELRTTFLDSVRNHQPTTDYARWLAERGGQVRTAPSLPLRMVVVDREAAVVPLDPERSDTATVLYGKGAVAAMCALFDLVWSGAAPLGDSKSRDSHGMSSQHYALLRILQQGETDLVAARKLGISERTVRRLISEVMDLLGARSRFQAGALATERAWLQ
- a CDS encoding galactosyltransferase-related protein; its protein translation is MDRPRVDDARSAARLIADALVIHSDPHARATNPYHWFQSQPLTESIAGLACDEDRAPFAPAARRLMEEPAQPERHRRLVDALTPMVAQFPERMRELTDLARRAAHRGRIGYHLGEAVPTGARRPLPPDGAVPAPPRAEPPGSAAQIVIPFRDRSASGHRLRNLLSCLSSLRDQDRVDGGYTVTVVEADESPRWRAEIEAVADEYLFARHDGPFNKAWVVNVGVVRSASQAETVCVFDADLLADRGFVARNVGRLGEPGAGALLPYRDMLYLDDASSERAIGARCLDGEPALDPGVLRGFWMRRPVGGCVWLRREVFDRIRGMDERYEGWGGEDVDLVLRLQASTALYAADDFMVHLHHPVKAPRPDEAARNDEIPYMTWRPTGPIGQIDRYRAAPADAPAHPVGPRLSPAGSFVGDTPEANGQALTPDAAMV